In one bacterium genomic region, the following are encoded:
- a CDS encoding YchF/TatD family DNA exonuclease gives MSKNTIIDTHAHLNNKDFSGDLSQVIDRARQAGVEYIINIGYDLRSSHRAVELAEKYDCCYAAVGVHPHDAKTLDQETFQHLGELAKNPKVVAVGEMGLDFHRNLSPMDIQIEAFKKQLAWAETLNLPVVVHDREAHQETMDILKDHPALKVVLHCFAGDAEMAKEAKRRGYLLSIGGPVTFKNSKHLPEVLKTVELESLMLETDCPYLAPEPHRGARNEPANLPVIAEKIAELLAPLTVEDVCRVSTLNAKKFFNIGKIDPAKIAYQIRDSLYLNITNRCTNACVFCIRQKTDFIKGHNLRLEREPDLQEVTGAIGDPSRYKEVVFCGYGEPLLRLDLVKQAAGWLKERKAWVRINTNGQGNLIAGRNIVPDLAGLVDEVSISLNVHDSEAYDRICPSRFGSIAYQAVKDFAVECRKAGIQTTVTVMDMPGVDVELAKQTAKELGVNLRIRHYDVVG, from the coding sequence ATGTCTAAAAATACCATCATCGACACCCACGCCCACCTGAACAACAAGGACTTCAGCGGCGACCTGAGCCAGGTGATAGACCGGGCCCGGCAGGCCGGGGTGGAATACATCATCAACATCGGCTATGACCTCCGGTCCAGCCACCGGGCGGTGGAGCTGGCCGAGAAATACGACTGCTGTTATGCCGCGGTGGGCGTGCATCCCCACGACGCCAAAACCCTGGACCAGGAAACCTTTCAGCACCTGGGCGAGCTGGCCAAGAACCCCAAGGTGGTGGCCGTCGGCGAGATGGGCCTGGACTTCCACCGGAACCTTTCGCCCATGGACATTCAGATAGAGGCTTTCAAAAAGCAGCTGGCCTGGGCGGAGACGCTGAACCTGCCGGTGGTGGTGCACGACCGGGAGGCGCATCAGGAGACCATGGACATCCTGAAAGATCACCCTGCGCTCAAAGTGGTGCTCCATTGTTTTGCCGGAGATGCCGAGATGGCCAAAGAGGCCAAGCGGCGGGGATACCTGCTGTCGATCGGCGGGCCGGTGACCTTCAAGAACTCCAAGCACCTGCCCGAGGTATTAAAGACCGTGGAACTGGAAAGCCTGATGCTGGAGACCGACTGCCCCTACCTGGCCCCGGAACCGCACCGGGGGGCCCGCAACGAGCCGGCCAACCTGCCCGTCATTGCCGAAAAGATCGCGGAACTGCTGGCGCCTCTGACCGTTGAAGATGTCTGCCGGGTAAGCACTTTGAACGCCAAGAAATTCTTCAACATCGGTAAGATCGACCCGGCCAAGATCGCCTATCAGATCCGGGACTCGCTTTATCTGAACATCACCAACCGCTGCACCAACGCCTGCGTGTTCTGCATCCGCCAGAAGACCGACTTCATCAAGGGCCATAACTTAAGACTGGAGCGGGAGCCCGATCTTCAGGAAGTGACCGGCGCCATCGGCGATCCTTCAAGATACAAGGAAGTGGTGTTCTGCGGCTACGGCGAGCCGCTGCTGCGGCTGGACCTGGTAAAGCAGGCGGCCGGCTGGCTCAAGGAGCGGAAAGCCTGGGTCCGCATCAACACCAACGGCCAGGGGAATCTGATAGCCGGGCGCAACATAGTGCCGGATCTGGCCGGCCTGGTGGACGAGGTCTCCATCAGCCTCAACGTCCACGACAGCGAGGCCTACGACAGGATCTGCCCCAGCCGGTTCGGGAGCATCGCCTACCAGGCGGTCAAGGATTTTGCGGTGGAGTGCCGCAAGGCCGGCATCCAGACCACCGTAACCGTGATGGACATGCCGGGGGTGGATGTGGAGCTGGCAAAACAGACCGCCAAGGAGCTGGGGGTCAACCTACGGATAAGACACTACGACGTGGTGGGGTAA
- a CDS encoding YigZ family protein, producing MEQAFNQINPFVVDRKSKYAVTSFPVASEEDFKEKLKLLLKDKKFRSADHNIAAYRILSPEGRLLEYKNDGYNSPSKETGAGVMMLEIMRQRKAENLCIVVTRWYGGVHLGADRFKHVREATIKILEG from the coding sequence GTGGAACAAGCTTTTAATCAAATAAACCCCTTCGTGGTGGACCGCAAATCCAAATACGCCGTCACCTCTTTTCCGGTCGCTTCGGAGGAGGATTTCAAGGAAAAGCTCAAACTGCTGTTGAAGGACAAGAAGTTCCGCAGCGCCGACCACAACATCGCGGCTTACCGCATCCTAAGCCCGGAGGGCAGACTGCTGGAATACAAGAACGACGGGTACAATTCGCCCTCCAAGGAGACCGGGGCCGGGGTGATGATGCTGGAGATCATGCGGCAAAGGAAAGCCGAGAACCTCTGCATCGTGGTCACCCGCTGGTACGGCGGGGTCCACCTGGGGGCCGACCGGTTCAAACACGTCCGGGAGGCAACCATTAAAATACTGGAGGGATAA
- a CDS encoding NADP-dependent malic enzyme, translating to MDIELKNIDELFPRDLSPDQVNSAKTLFLKELSLSLHRHYGGKMMTLPKAGLYGNNWFNLWYTPGVSGVSTAIRDDQQASFDLSNRGNLVAVVSDSTRVLGDGDCGPAGGLGVMEGKAFLMKYLGGVDAVALCMDSRDQNGKPDAQKIIDFVKMAQPSFGAVNLEDISQPNCYQVLDTLRQECNIPVWHDDAQGTGCVTLAGLINALKLAGKELSDVKIVFYGAGAANTTIFRLVMAAGGKPENCIMFDVDGALGLHRQDIKNDPGYYRQWEICQQTKVVNDIKVEKALKGADVLISLSRSGPGVIKPEWIAGMAPRSIVFACANPVPEIYPSQALAAGAFIVATGRGDFPNQVNNSLGFPGILKGALLARASKITDNMAIAAARAIADFAQEAGLTPERIVSSMEEWELFPKVAAAVAGQAIRDGVASSSMTKDEVYLKARQDISEARAVIHGLMDHGFIKKPPMELLEKALEKAVAQVRAGEAK from the coding sequence ATGGACATAGAACTTAAAAACATAGACGAACTGTTTCCCCGGGATCTCTCCCCGGATCAGGTGAACTCCGCCAAGACGCTGTTCCTGAAGGAGCTTTCATTAAGCCTGCACCGGCATTACGGCGGGAAGATGATGACCCTGCCCAAGGCCGGGCTATACGGGAACAACTGGTTCAACCTCTGGTACACGCCCGGGGTCTCCGGCGTCTCCACCGCCATCCGGGACGACCAGCAGGCCTCCTTTGACCTTTCCAACCGGGGCAACCTGGTGGCGGTGGTCTCGGATTCCACCCGGGTGCTGGGCGACGGCGACTGCGGTCCGGCCGGCGGCCTGGGGGTGATGGAGGGCAAGGCCTTTCTGATGAAATACCTGGGCGGGGTGGACGCGGTGGCTTTGTGCATGGACAGCCGGGATCAAAATGGAAAACCTGACGCCCAGAAGATCATCGATTTTGTGAAGATGGCCCAGCCCAGCTTCGGGGCGGTCAATCTGGAGGACATTTCCCAGCCCAACTGCTATCAGGTGCTGGACACCCTGCGCCAGGAGTGCAACATCCCGGTTTGGCACGACGACGCCCAGGGCACCGGCTGCGTGACCCTGGCCGGGTTGATCAACGCCCTGAAGCTGGCCGGCAAGGAACTTTCGGATGTCAAAATAGTGTTTTACGGGGCCGGAGCCGCCAACACCACCATCTTCAGACTGGTGATGGCCGCCGGAGGGAAGCCGGAGAACTGCATCATGTTTGATGTTGACGGCGCCCTGGGCCTGCACCGGCAGGATATCAAAAACGACCCCGGATACTACCGGCAATGGGAGATCTGCCAGCAAACAAAAGTTGTAAATGACATCAAGGTGGAAAAAGCGTTAAAGGGGGCGGATGTCCTGATCTCGCTGTCAAGATCCGGGCCGGGGGTGATCAAACCCGAATGGATAGCAGGGATGGCCCCCAGATCGATCGTCTTCGCCTGCGCGAACCCGGTGCCGGAGATCTATCCCAGCCAGGCCCTGGCGGCCGGGGCTTTCATAGTAGCTACAGGCAGAGGTGATTTCCCAAACCAGGTCAACAATTCGCTGGGCTTTCCCGGCATCCTCAAAGGGGCACTGCTGGCCAGGGCCTCCAAGATCACCGACAACATGGCCATCGCCGCCGCCCGCGCCATCGCGGACTTTGCCCAGGAAGCAGGATTGACCCCGGAGCGCATAGTCTCCTCCATGGAGGAATGGGAGCTTTTCCCAAAAGTGGCCGCGGCCGTGGCCGGCCAGGCCATCAGGGACGGAGTGGCCAGCAGTTCAATGACCAAAGATGAAGTTTATCTTAAGGCCAG